One region of Polypterus senegalus isolate Bchr_013 chromosome 11, ASM1683550v1, whole genome shotgun sequence genomic DNA includes:
- the LOC120539791 gene encoding androgen-induced gene 1 protein-like, with amino-acid sequence MTLIPFHVLRLAILFAYFSIICKYKTINMPTRQSNGGS; translated from the coding sequence atgactCTCATCCCTTTCCATGTTCTTAGGCTAGCAATCCTATTTGCATACTTCTCCATCATCTGCAAGTATAAAACCATCAATATGCCCACTCGCCAAAGTAATGGGGGCAGCTGA